Proteins encoded together in one Shewanella acanthi window:
- a CDS encoding LexA family protein: MLLGHPSATWFGIARGDSMQDEGIFNGDVIIVDRKTLAQQGSVIVGQFNGEFVCKIFDKKRRLLLSSNERYPAIPIRDFDTFSVEGVVTSSVRFHFKSSLLSTWPCTH; encoded by the coding sequence TTGCTCTTAGGGCATCCTTCTGCGACCTGGTTCGGCATTGCTCGCGGAGATTCAATGCAGGATGAAGGCATTTTCAATGGTGATGTCATAATTGTTGATAGGAAAACCCTTGCTCAGCAAGGTTCTGTTATCGTCGGGCAGTTTAACGGTGAGTTTGTCTGCAAAATATTTGATAAGAAACGCAGGCTGTTACTGTCATCAAATGAACGTTATCCCGCCATCCCAATTCGAGATTTTGATACCTTCAGTGTGGAAGGTGTGGTGACAAGTTCAGTACGGTTCCACTTCAAATCTTCTTTATTGAGTACATGGCCATGTACGCACTAG